The following nucleotide sequence is from Rhizobium binae.
AGGAATGGCGCTGCTGACTTCCGTTTCGCTCGCGCAGGCCCGAACCGAGCTTGCCAGGGTCGGAAAGGAGCGCCCATGAAAGCGCTTGAGCACCTGCCTTCGGTGGAGACCAGAGACGTTAAGCCACGTCGGGTTCTGTTCGCGCTTTTGATGGTCTTCGTCTTGATGGTGACCTGCGTCGCGTTGGCCGCGGCGATCCTTCACTGGGCGCAACCTGCAAGGCCGTTTTCAGGGCAGGGCGAGACACGTCTTGGCATCCGCCTCGAGGTCGATCCCCAAGCGGCGGAAGACCGCATCGAAAAACAGGCGGGCAAACGGCTCACGGAAGCAGGCTGGAATGACGAAACCCAGACCTCCGCGCATATCCCGATCGACCGCGCGATGGAACTCCTGGCCCAGCAGGGGTGGCCGGAGGCCGCTGCCGGAAGGAGTGGACACCCATGAGACGATTCCTGCTGGCGCTTCTGATATCGCTAAGCGCAATTGCAGCGCTCGGGTCGACGATGGCACGGGCGTTTGACCCCTTCCAGCAGGCGGGGATCGATCAGCGCCCCGGTGTCCTCCTTCCCATGTCGACCACCTTCATCGACGAGGCCGGCAGAGCAGCGAATTTGAAAAGTGCTGCCGCAGGGCGCCCGATGCTCTTAGTCCCGGTGCTTCACCGCTGTCCGAACATCTGCGGCGTGACCCTCTCGGGCTTGATGGAAGCGGTTCGCGCTCAGTCCTACAAGCCTGGCAAGGATTTCGCCGTGGTCGCGATGAGTATCGATCCGACCGAAACGCCCGGCGACGCCAGGCAGTCGATGGAGGAACTTTGCAAGCGCTATCCCGATCTCGCTGCCGCGGTGCATGCGTGGACCGGCAGCGGACAAGCAATAGCGGCAGTCACAGGCGCGCTCGGGTATCGCTACGCCTGGGATGAGCAGATTGGACAATATGCCCACATCTCCGCAACTGCGGTGGTAACGCCGAGCGGTCACCTCAGTCGTTGGCTCTACGGCCTGGCTCCTGTACCGGATGATCTCAATCTTGCACTGACGGAGGCAGGGCAGGGGCAGCTTGGCTCCTGGGGGCAGCAACTGCTGCTTCTGTGTTACCACTACGACCCGACCACCGGTCGATACTCCCCAATCGTCTGGAATGCCCTTCGCGTTGGCGCAAGCGTGACGATCGCATCGCTCGCCGGCTTTCTCGGGCTTGCCTTTTTGCGCGAGCGGCGCCGCAACGCGGTTGATCGCGATGGCTGACCTCTTTGCGCTTCTAATGCCGAGCGAAAACTCTGCCTACAGCCAACAGGTCGATATCTTCGCCGTCGCTTTCTTCGTGTTCATTCTGGCCTTGGCGGCTCCGGTTTTTATCCTCATCGTCTTCTACGCCGTCAAGTATCGTCGGGGAAAGCCTGCCAACCGCATGCATCCGCCAAAGCGCAACCTCACCCTGGAGCTCTCCTGGTCGATCCTTCCTTTTCTGCTGATGCTTGGTTTTTTCGGCTGGTCCACGGCGCTCTTCGCAACTCGTTATTTCCCTCCGGGCGATGCCCTCAATATCGATGTTGTCGCCAAGCAGTGGATGTGGAAATTTCAGCATCCGGAAGGGCAGGGGGAGATCGATGAGCTTCATGTCCCGCTCGATCAGCCTGTCAAGCTCACC
It contains:
- a CDS encoding SCO family protein, translating into MRRFLLALLISLSAIAALGSTMARAFDPFQQAGIDQRPGVLLPMSTTFIDEAGRAANLKSAAAGRPMLLVPVLHRCPNICGVTLSGLMEAVRAQSYKPGKDFAVVAMSIDPTETPGDARQSMEELCKRYPDLAAAVHAWTGSGQAIAAVTGALGYRYAWDEQIGQYAHISATAVVTPSGHLSRWLYGLAPVPDDLNLALTEAGQGQLGSWGQQLLLLCYHYDPTTGRYSPIVWNALRVGASVTIASLAGFLGLAFLRERRRNAVDRDG